One region of Primulina tabacum isolate GXHZ01 chromosome 1, ASM2559414v2, whole genome shotgun sequence genomic DNA includes:
- the LOC142543625 gene encoding uncharacterized protein LOC142543625: protein MMRVELEPLHDRMSRLEVSISGGKTKSKDLGRGEEEEEYDLGGDEESQNENWVRNGRGRGFGRGKREAVRGRYDGNREDGNMGSIKMKIPSFHEQSDPEAYLEWGKRVEFVFECHHYSEQKKVRLAVVEFLDYALIWWNQLVTTRKRYNERPIETWDAMKRVMRKRFVSNQYYREMFNMLQTLMQGVKSVEDYYKEMKVIMIRANIEEDSEATMARFLCGLNREVQDQVELRHYLDLDEMVQMAIKVEQQLKRRGVGRTNQTGGSSSSWRSNMVEREENKVVTKPKIETIQEAPEQGVQGKSETSLNRSRDTKCFRCQGLCHIASQCPNKRVMIMNTYGDYESQSDCDDDNMPELEDPVEGYEAVVGEALVTRRIMSDHAGRRRTVRGGTCFILDAL from the coding sequence ATGATGAGGGTtgagttggagccattacatgaTAGGATgagtaggcttgaagttagtattAGTGGAGGTAAAACTAAGTCAAAAGAtttgggtagaggagaagaagaggaagaatatgatttgggaggagacgaggagagccaaaatgagaattgggttagaaatggaagaggtagaggatttgggagaggaaaaagagaagctgtacggggtagatatgatgggaatagggaggatggtaacatgggtagcattaagatgaaaattccttcgTTCCATGAGCAGTCTGACCCGGAGGCATATTTAGAATGGGGAAAGAGGGTAGAGTTCGTgtttgaatgtcaccactactccgaacaaaagaaggtgaggttggcggtggttgaattcctagactatgctctcatttggtggaatcaattagtgaccactaggaagaggtataatgagagacccattgaaacttgggatgcgatgaagagggtcatgaggaagaGATTTGTATCCAATCAAtactatagggagatgtttaacATGCTCCAAACTTTGATGCAAGGAGtaaagagtgttgaggactactataaggaaATGAAAGTAATCATGATTAGGGCCAATATcgaggaggatagtgaggcgaccatggcacgttttctttgtggtttgaacagggaggtacaggatcaagtggagcttaggcactacttggattTAGACGAGATGGTacaaatggccataaaagtggagcaacaactcaagaggcgtggagttggccgcaccaatcaaactgggggttcatcatcttcttggcgaTCAAATATGGTGGAacgtgaggagaataaggtggtgaccaagcccaagatTGAGACCATACAAGAGGCGCCtgagcaaggagtgcaaggtaaatctgaaacttcTCTTAATCGATCTAGAGATACTAagtgttttaggtgtcaagggttaTGTCATATTGCTAGTCAATGTCCTAACAAGAGGGTAATGATAATGAATACTTATGGAGATTATGAATCTCAAAGTGATTGTGATGATGATAATATGCCTGAGTTGGAGGATCCAGTTGAGGGATATGAAGCGGTTGTGGGTGAAGCGTTGGTGACTAGGCGCATCATGAGTGACCATGCAGGGAGGAGGAGAACAGTCAGAGGGGGAACTTGTTTCATACTAGATGCTTTGTAA